Genomic segment of Salvia hispanica cultivar TCC Black 2014 chromosome 2, UniMelb_Shisp_WGS_1.0, whole genome shotgun sequence:
gcCCCCCCGCCGCCCAACGCCGCCAAGAGGAAGGGGAAGAGGAGGAAGTCGAGGGACATCGCCGCCCGGGCTGGGGCAAACCGCCCCCGCGGAAGGCCAACCCCATGGGGGTTTCCAAAACAAACACCTTTCCCCCCAAATAGGAATATCTCCCTACTCAAAAAATGTCCCCCCGGGCCCCGTTGGGGGGCAACAAAAGGGGGAAAAACCTACAACCGCCGGATGGACGGCTTTAAAGGGGGTTCCCTGGGAGGGAACAATTTTGGGAGCAACAAAGGCTAAAGACGGCATCGCCCTCAACAAATTGAAACCCCCCAAAGGATGGCAGAAGGTTTAACAAAGCGCCCAAACAATGAGTGGCGATATCGCCTTTTCTTATTGGGGCATTCGGAGGACCTCAAGCCCCTTTCCCCCCTCCTCCCCAAGATTGGCCCaaactcaatatttttaaatgagcatttttatcatttttggggtatttttaaaaacccaaaaaatttccttgtttttgacaatttttttttataagttaaagggtttttttgttagttttaatttttgtgttttgaaaattttcggGGTTCTCACTCTTTTCCCCGGGGACCGCCCCATTTCCGGGGGCGGTCCGCCCATACTCGGgggaaaattataatttcctTGGGGCCGCTTGGGGCATCTTCCGGGCCGCCCCCGTATTTTTCCGGCCCATTTTTTCCAAAGGGTTTTTCAACTTTGGCCCCCGGGGAAAGCCCACACAAAATTTTCAAGGGACGTTTTGGGGAGTTCACTCCCTCCCACCCcctctacaaacttatttacactttgttgtaaataagggTTTGGGGGGGtggtggtggaccgtgagtttaggatttgttttctttttttgtttttttttaaaaaccccgtaggaatttttttttaaaaaatattttctttgaatcccttaaaaaacttaaaatgaagaattttGAAACACGCATGCAGGGGCACACTTTAGATTGAGTTGCCGATGATATTACATTTAAAAACTATGTTGGGTTAACGTTTttatttgatggtttggtgaaaaaggggcataattaagaaaatttctTGTTGCCaatcatgcttataccttgtgaggatttgGGGCCCattatttcattcttgtgtgatttatccgcattcatgtatttgtttctagaacttgctcctagtctttCCTAAGTTttcatagtgtttaagttgatttaggaggatgattggccatcttttttttggggccccttttttccaaaattttgacccccttaaaaattcaaaatttttccaTTTGGAGCGTTTGAGCCTtttaaaacctttttttttttgggaaaccaaaataatggggacaattccttgggttagttagttttttCTATCTTATTTGTAAAGGGAAATTTGGGGAGATtagggaaaagaaaaaaaaaggtgcttaatgtaaaaaaaaagtacaagttgtgaaaaatttagaaaaattcccaaaatttttgcttgatcttagaaaaaaaaaaaaatggaaaagggttttaaaaaaaattttagaaagaaaaaacaaaggtTGGAAAGGGGAGTTGAAGgggataaataaaaaatgttaaaagtgccttttggggttttggttggagaaggatttcaagaacattaagaacgacaaggattcaacccacgggttttatttgctttagttttatgttcaaattgtcttcccttcaatctatgtttttagcttattcacttatgtgtaactaaactcataggattctagggatgtgttagtaacgactttggttatacaaattcctttttctatctaatatccgttttgtttttactttgtttcttccctaagtagttttgatgctgcatgattgagtgaaacaatcgtgtatgatttaatataacttgcttcataactgtgacagagttctagcgagttagattcacttagtagacactacagttagcttcccttaaaacgacactgttaattgagagtgaggacttttcaagggtcttaggagctttttggagttacgtgttaggattgacaaccctaatcttgtaaacaacatttgtatcgcatgagcataagctaggtgactcgtcctttcaaagtataaattgtgctagggtattgtagttggaattttgtataaccataattgtgaacacacatccctgggattcccttatctctatagtCTTCCTCTTGATTTATCTGCTTTTAGTTGATCTATGCtcttattgtttttagtttttcaaaagttttcaaaacccaattgtttttccagatagtatttgagtcttagtagaagatagacactttgtgttcgtcttccccgtgttcgatatccggtactaacctttagctatactatatatactctgtatacttgcaggtttatttagtgctaataaaaagtgcatcagtgATGCTGGGGTCCTCCAAGCCAATGCGCGCTCACTTTAGACCACCGCAATTCGACCAACACCATACACGCATCAAGACGGACACCCCGCACTTTGTTGGGACCAATGTGAATGATTGGATTTTCAGaatgcaatattattttgatcatcttgGTATGCCTGATCCCGGTCGCCTCCACTACGTCGTAAATATATTTGATCCGCCATCTGCTGAGTGGATTTGGCACTACTGCAGAAACGAGTATGTTACATGGAACGTGTAACACCTCTTACCCGATTACTTAATAATTGATAATACATGTGTTGTCACGAAGTAAAAcgttttcaattattataaacaatgatgaaattttgggactatttttttttttttttttgagaatcAATCTCATAAGACACCATAGTTAAGATGGTGTGGACTAATTTAACgaatagataaataaacaaaagttTACACGACTATTCCTTATATGAAAATCATGACATACCACGGTACTATCTTACTTACATATATTTACCTAATTTTACCAATTACTTGACCAACATACTTGTCGTATACTCAGTAAGATAATAACACCATTTAACCTGCAGTGAGaggaaaatataaatgagCTACCATATCTAGGtagatcatttatattaaacaAGACTTGGGAAAAGAACGTTATACTTCCTCCCTATTTGGTCAAATAACTTTTATCTTGAACTTGTTTACCTAGCCATAAGTTCGTTCTCACAAGTTACTTTTATATCGACATGTGTAGCTTAACAAAGTATATCGTTAACAACCTTTAGACATTGGTAGTACAATCTGTATCCACAAAACTTTAACTAAATAAACTTTATCAATAGTTCTACCCTTATCGCATCAACCTTTGATCACACAACTCTTGTCAATAATATACCTGGTCAAACTCTAAATCATTTCACAACACACGTCAGTAACTCAATTCCACAGAAGCACATTCCAAGTAtcccaattttaaaaaatgatatctaatttataaaatcatcgaataaaaatatataattattttatatccaTTTCCACAGTCCAACTAACAAATTTCAAATGTCCATATTCCATACATATCGCATATTATTCACATAAACTTTATAACGAATGTTACAGAACTAACTATATAGCAACTCCTCATATAATCTTTATCAGATTTTACAATTATCTTGTtcacattatttttactaatctTTCAATCATAATGTTTCACTTAGTAATACATTTCAACCGAAATGACATCTAGCCACAAAtataacatactccctccgtcgtataaaaaaaaatgattttgaggaCGGTATAGTTTTTAATAtcaaattggtaaagtaggagagatgtAGAAAGAATAAGTGATTGAGGTATTATTAGTGAAGAATGAGGTCCATGGTCCAccttttaagagaaaaaaaaaacttgccaataataaaaaagtggcTATTTTTGTGGGCGGACCAAAATGGGAAAAGAAGacatttttatgggacaataGGAGTATCATTTAATACCAATCACTACGCCATTCCATCATATccattttaatactcccttcgtcccaactaagttgtgtcaaaacttttgggcacaaagattaagaaattgtgttgaaaagtggaagagatgaataaaatagaaaaaataaaaagagagtaaaataggtgatggaataaagtaagagtgattggatgtattgttttttgtgaaaaaaagaaatgactcaactttgttaggacattccaaaaatgaatacgactcaacttagttgggactgAGGAAGTATTACTTTCAGTCTTCTCAATTAATAAGCATGTGTAACCTTTTAAGTTTCCAAGTATACCACATATATAGCCCCCTAAAACTTGCTTGGTGATAGACACGAGTACACAGACACATATAAATAGCCTGATGAGGGCATCTAACATATACGTCCATATCAGACGAAACACAACTCCCATATGGCCTGTAAGGTTAGGTAGTGCATATTCACATATGGCCTATCATAAGGTACATGTCACATATTACCCATATATGGTACATATCATCTAACAACATATCATATGGATCATCGCTTTGGTTATCCAGAAGATAAATGGTCAGACATGTGTGTAGTATACTGTTGTCCTATCGCATGCCAACTAAACCTTGTGACTCACTCAAGCAATGGGGTGGAACACCCAACATTCCAATCTTATGCTTTTCATATTGCTAAACATATACACGTGCATTTTGAAGTATATTTTCTGTGTATGAACTGTtgcaaatttcttttaagtcACATTTCACAGCACAACACATATCCCTgctttcaatatatatacacacacatttTCTATTCATTTAAACGTCGTCAgtatttttctctatttctaaTGTAGAGTGCCAATGGCTTCTCAAAGTGCTCAATGATCTAGATGGGGTTCTCCAAATCTACATAAACCATTAAGTTTATTGTTTATCTTTATATCTGCATAGACCGCCAAGTTTATTGTGTGTCTCTGATCTTTGTTAAggatcaaaatttaattattagcgAGACCCTCCTGTTTTCTTACATCTCCGACGGTTATGTAGATTGGAGTTAATTTATCGGGgacaaatataacaaaatatttgtttttatgtttgagATATGATACTAAGATGAAAGAAGCTCATCAACGTCATGATACCGATGAGTAATTAGGCCCTCATAggatgagtatttttttacttatagACCAAcagtaataaatttaattatttttattgataattcCATTATATTCGATATTAACTGccatatttatcttttctacataaaaatttattctccAAGGGAAGgagtatttgagaaggtattataccatctttaattttgagaaTGTATATTTACCTCTTATGTACacaaaagataataagttaGGGGTGAAAATTcggtcggttcggttccgaCCGAACCGATTAGTTGGTTAACCGACTcccattttttccaaaattcagATCCGAAACCAAACCCTttgtcggttcggttcggtctTCGGTTCCAACGAAGGAACTGAAATTCAAGTgcaatataatacattaagTAATAAGTCGTAAAATCAAAAGGACAAAAACCATAATTTCATTCCAtcatcaaaaaccaaaattccaacAAAGTTTACAAAACTAAGtccaaaaccaatataaaccaacatcattcatcaaactaatttttactttctaaaaaataataataaaactaaaataaatatataaaaattaaatatttagaaaataacgGTTATTCGATTCTAACctttcggttctcggttagaaccggaaccgagaTTAGCTTAAACTTAataaccggaaccgaaccttAACCTTATTTTTTCGATTCTCGGTTAACCAATAACCGAGAACCGTTTCCCCAGGCCTAAGATTAATAATTTGGTTATTTTGTTTGCCTTTCAATTTAGCTTCTTCCCTTGGAGTTTGTTTAAAAAggtatagttatttttttgagaaggtaaatgAGAATGATACCTTCTCAATTTACCTTCTCCCGCCAAACCTACCTGACTAAACGAACCTAATTTGCACAATGCTGCAATCACTTAAAAATGGAGTTTATAAGAGTGGAAAAAGGCttgataaatcataaaatgaatataatattcaatctcTGACTCCAAACTGTGAAGCTTCACTTAGGAGGAAACTTTTGCTAACACAGAACAACAGTAggtaaatagaaaaaaggaaaggaaaggaaagTACGAAGATGAATTCAAAAATACAGCAGGCTCCCACATTTtgaacacacaaaataacactagtAATACTGCATCTAGGAGTTCCGAAAAATATAGGCGTAGTCTTTGATATATCCAGCCAAGCTTGTTATTGGTCTGCAGCAACGAGCTCAAATAATTCAAGCCTTAGGCTTGAGGATCTTAACAGTCTCCCAGGTGAAATCGGGATCATCGCGGCCAAAGTGACCATAAGCAGCAGTCTTCTGGTACCTGAAGTTTCCTCCTCTCAGCAAGTCTAGGTTGATGGCCATCATTCCTGGCCTGAAGTCGAAGTTCTCCTTGATAAGGCTCAGAATATCCTTGTCAGGGATCGTCCCCGTCTTGTATGTATCAACAAACACAGACAGTGGCTCTGCTACTCCAATAGCATACGACACTTGCACAATGCATCTACGGGCAAGACCAGATGCCACAATACTCTTTGCTGCTTGCCTCACAATGTATGCACCACTCCTGTCCACCTTGGTTGGATCTTTTCCGGAGAAAGCACCTCCACCATGAGCACCCCACCCACCGTAGGTGTCAATAATGATCTTCCTACCAGTAAGACCAGCATCTCCATGGGGACCACCAATCACGAACCGGCCTGATGGGTTGAGATGGAAGATGGTCTTGTCATCAAGATACTGTTCAGGAATCACGGGCTTGATGACATGCTCCTTCAAGTCAGCTGCAATCTGATCATTTGTAACAGTCTCATCATGCTGGGTAGAGATGAGGACTGTGTGAACTCTAATAGGAACCATGGCACCTCCTTCGTTTCTGTACTCAACAGTAACTTGTGTCTTTCCATCAGGTCTCAACCAAGCACAGGTCTTGTTCTTCCTCACTTCAGTGAGTTTGGCCCCGAGCTTGGTCGCAAGGACGTGAGTAAGCGGCATCAGCTCTGGTGTTTCATCAGTGGCATAGCCAAACATGTGCCCTTGGTCACCAGCTCCAATCTCCTCAGGTTTCTTAGTGAGGTGACCGTGAACTCCTTGGGCAATATCAGGACTCTGTTGCTCAATGTTGACAAGGACCTTGCAGTTATCAGCATCGAGGCCAACATCTGGTGATGTGAACCCGATCCCTCTGCAGGTATCACGAACTATTTTTTCATAGTCAACCGTAGCCTTGGTTGTGATCTCACCAAAGACCATGACCATGTTGGTTTTCGTGCAAGTTTCACAAGCGACTTTGCTCTCGGGGTCCTGTTCTAGGCAAGCATCAAGAATGGCATCTGAGACTTGATCGCAGAGCTTGTCAGGGTGCCCCTCATTGACAGACTCGGAGGTGAACAGGAAGGTATCCATATCTTATCTGGAAATCAAAATCAGCGATGTGTCAGTTATAGCTACTAGTAGTATGTGCAAAAgattcaataatttaaatggcAGTTAAGTAACTATATGGGCGCTAACCTAAAAACTATATGTCGGCGCTAACCTACAAACTATTAAGgtgcaataaattaaagttaacCATCACAGCATGGATAAACAGCAGAGTAGCTATAGTAGAATCAACGTATATATTTCATGCAACTCCAAAGATATCGGCACAGACTAATCGATGTATAGGAACATTGTAGAACTTTGAAAGGCAGATGCAGATCATTGTTAAGGATGAATAAACAATTATCGAATTGTGCACAGAAAAAAACGCAGATCCTCATCTTATAATCACGGCATTCTCTTAATAATTAACAAGATCTGAATTTAACTTACAATCCAGTACAAATGTTTATATCCGCCATCGATTCGGAAAAAAACACAGATCCTCATCTTATAATCACTGCATGCTCTCAATAATCAACAAGATCTGAATCTAACTTAAAATACagtacaaatatttatctCCGCAATCACACTTCTAATGTAATTCTTCGATTCAGTAAACAAAGAGGTGTTGCAGCACATTCATCATCAAAAACAGTATGACTGCCGACACAAAATGAAAGCGAAACACTAGATCTACAATAATAACAGAGCATGATTGGCAAATCCAACacaataataagaaaaaatcaataattgtGCATACCTTCTGGCAAAAGAAGAGGCCGAGATCTGCGATCAATATAGAGTAGGATGATAGAAGCAGCGAAGTGAGGGATTGAAATGAAGGCGAAGGGTATTTATAAATCCGGATCCAATGGACTCGCTCTTCACCGAGACAAACTCACATgccaattaaaaataaaagaataaaaaataaagtaccGGCCCACCTACACGCTATTTAGATGCTGCCAGCTGGCGGTCGGAAGCTCGATCGACGGTTGTGAGGTGCTTGGATCTGTATTCACGCGGTAGGTGAGTTGTAAATTGAAATTAGACGTTATTCGGTTTACAAGTTGTACCAGGTGCATGTTGAATTGTACGTGGGTTGGTGGAGTGGGACAAAATTACGCGGTACTGCAACGGCGTCGTAAAAGGGATTATATTAGGTTTACCGTTTACCTAAAGaataaatcaaagaaaaatgtttcacacgattttattttatttagtttgtttttagtttaaaaaCTTAATCAAGATCCCCTCAAAAACTTAATCAATTCGGGAATTTACTAAAAACATATAAGTACCACATAGTttggaataattgaattatcGCTCCGAAATGATTATTGTATCGCataactatttaaaaaataaagttgagttggaaattaactaaaatcataaatatagaaaatacttattttgctctcttgaataataatttgtattttttcgAGTAAATACATACTAGTactttatgatttatttatttttattactattgttTTAGTGAAATTgtttgagaattttttttttcgtgaATTTGATTAAGTAGGTAGAAAGCATATTTCGAATTTGTGAGTTTATCAGTCAAATGTTGTCCCTATCCCACCAAATTTAACATTGAttatacttttcaattttcaatattgcCAATATCGCGTCCAATTATTATTGCTACTTACCCAACCCATTTTATCTAATCCAATCACCCTTAAACAATGTTTAAAATGGAATGGGATGAATTGGTTCGGCTGCAAACTAGTAAGCAGTCTTACCCAACCCATTTTATCAAACCTACATGTTAAGACGTTTTGCATTGGAAATATCGGATGGTCCGACTAGGAACCCATAAACCagttcaattgatttttccatttttatgtttttataaaaattaatttattatgtatttaattgcttttgttttgtgaCGGTAACTCACCGACTTCATCTACGCCTCCTCCATCCTGCAATCTTCCCTTCTCCCCTCACCACTGGCGCTCTTCACCGCCTCCGATGCCCTCCTCTTTTGATGGCATTTTAGCGGATGActagcaaattaaataaattcaaagtaaaaaatatatctaggtgattataaaattaattcatttgtgCATGAGCTCATAGATTATTTGTTGagaaatgatagaaaaagtgtaaaaaatgTCGAATTTAAGAAACGGACCCACTAGAGGAAGTTAACGGTCCGCTAAGCCAAAGTCAGTGGTCGTTGAGATGGTCAGCAGGACAGAGAAGCCCCAGCAGCATGCTTCGGAACGCACGCCAAAGACCTCTCACCCAGCGGTCCACCGACTCACACCCAGCAGCCGAGTTTCGTGCCAAGATATCAGCCTACAGCCAACGATCTGCTGCCTTCGACTCAGTAGTCCACTGAAATTGGTGAGCGAGCCATCTTGACCAAATTCGAGCCAAGACTTACCGTTTGAGGTGAAAATTGATACCAAATCAGAGCAGATTCCCCCAAGTCTATAAATATCCTTATGACATGTTTGGTAGGAGTGATGACTCATCTAGGGGAActttatgaacaaaaatgtcattttttttcataaaatttcatcccTACATGAGTTATTacccctaccaaacatgccATTAACATATATCATGGAAATGAATTCAGCTGCTCCACAGTCTTAGTCCAATCCATAGTTCTGAAATTCCGCAGCATCCACCATCCATCTAGAAGTTGCAATCCTAGCTAGAGAAGATTGGGGGACTTCAAGAGTCAACATTAGGTTTTATCTATTTCATTTATGTCTAGCACTTTAATTTATGTCTAGCACTTTAGTTTACTGTTTTACTATTTGTCTATCAGTAGCTAACTATAAGAATTATAGGGTTTTGAATGTAAcacttataattatttaatagtgTTATCATCCAAATGTATAATTTACTTGGTTCAATTGTATGAGATAATGCTTCTAGTTGTTTGACAAACAACAAATGTGTTTCCTCTGTTTAAGTCTAAGtcacacatttttctttttgggtgtcccactttaaatgacacatttcttaaaatggatACATCAGTCTTTCTACTTAtgctctctcatactttattcactctccacttaactcacaaaacaaatttataaaaacttTTATGCCGAATAAGAAATGTTCCActtaaaacaagaaaagaggGAATATGATTTAATGATACGTGTAGGAATCGAGAGATAATCTATATGCCAGATTAGAATTAATAGCACTATAGTCAATATCCCCAAAAGGATAAACTTGAGAGTGGTAACTTTTTAAGTGATAACTTGAGAGTGATGACTTTTTAACACTATAGTCATTTTAAAGTGACAAGAACTATTCAGAGTCACATGTTTTTGATTGAGGACCTTAAGGTATGTAATCTACTTTCTCCAAAATTGGGAATAATTCTGTGATTCGCTCTAGTAACACTTTTTTCATGAGATTGGATGGTAGTTGTTAATCGATAACTAAGTTGTGAAATTAATATGCCTGAAATTTCATTCTTTGCTTGGTTTTTGTGCTAATAAAAAGGTGCATCAATACGCTACTCCCTCCACTCCATAGTAATATGGgcgtttttctatttccgtccATTCCATAGTGAAAGTCCAGTTTTATCGATGTGTGtactttaaatattaatcaaacttctcagatccagagaatctgctagatcacagggtctaggaactcagagaacctTTGAAATCCTTGGTCGTTGGCCACACAATCTTTTTCTGTTTCAAAACCACAATAGACCTAAAAGTTAGTATAAtgaagtagggatcgaatctCACAGAGATGGAAGCGTAGGAAAGCTAACAAGAGACTTTGGAAAAGggttttggctgctgccacgcaactTTGGGTTGAGAACTTAACTACTGAACTcagaaaatgtaaataatctattctaacagctagacctaggaaaaggaaaatataacGAAAGCATGCATGACGAAAACAGAGATGTAAACAGAACAACACTTCAGCGATGAAATTTACCAGACCTAGTGAATAATTTCCCTAAAATGCCTAGACAGATGAAGAACAGaccgtggggaccatttcctaaaatagcaagggtacgaatgaaaagctgcaattaactaattatgaatttaactAACAACTAGTTTCATCTTCACCAACGATTCATGACCACAAATGCATAAAAACATAGTAAACATCAAATCTGAACAGAGCATGTCGAATTACACGAACGAATTATGATTAACCACGAAAATAGAACAGATCTACTACAGCTAGACGaggtaaatgagaaaacaAGAACTAAACTTCAAAACCCATGCAGAATCTAACAGATCTAAACATCGGACGCTCCATccgctccggatccaagccatccacgaCAAACCACAATACTTCCCATCTCCAATCACTCCGATCCAACCAaattcaaccgatcaactacaattCCAGCACAATTCAACTCAAACAACACAGATCAAGTGTGAAAAGCATCCAAGGTAAAGCAACAGTCAACACAAACATAATACGAAAACATAACATAAACTTCTATAGCTAAACGATTACGAATTCAACAACGATTCAACAAAATAAgaccgagcttcgaacagcgaAGGCTCAAGGAATtcaaaaacagaaattaaaactgaaagctgtaaattgtttcttcgcctcacGTAAAGACGGTGGTACACAACAATGATCAACTACGAAACCGACCTCTTGAATCTGGTAACCCCTGAGTATGTGTGTAGAAGTGTGAAaagtgagctaagagcaaaaattaaagtgaaaGCCCCCTTTGGTGTGttgcgtgctcttatttataggcgtgAAGTTGATCTTCTAGAATCTTCTCttgaattttcctttttgcCCTCCGTCTAGAAATCTCTTCCGTCTGgtaactttttttcctttttctgctcactttcccGCCAGACTCCTTCACCAGGTAATCTCCCTCCTTCTTCCTGGATCTGGCATTTtcctctacacacctggcttaaaagcTGTGTTAGACCCAAAAACTGCTGAATT
This window contains:
- the LOC125204974 gene encoding S-adenosylmethionine synthase 1 — encoded protein: MDTFLFTSESVNEGHPDKLCDQVSDAILDACLEQDPESKVACETCTKTNMVMVFGEITTKATVDYEKIVRDTCRGIGFTSPDVGLDADNCKVLVNIEQQSPDIAQGVHGHLTKKPEEIGAGDQGHMFGYATDETPELMPLTHVLATKLGAKLTEVRKNKTCAWLRPDGKTQVTVEYRNEGGAMVPIRVHTVLISTQHDETVTNDQIAADLKEHVIKPVIPEQYLDDKTIFHLNPSGRFVIGGPHGDAGLTGRKIIIDTYGGWGAHGGGAFSGKDPTKVDRSGAYIVRQAAKSIVASGLARRCIVQVSYAIGVAEPLSVFVDTYKTGTIPDKDILSLIKENFDFRPGMMAINLDLLRGGNFRYQKTAAYGHFGRDDPDFTWETVKILKPKA